A window from Alphaproteobacteria bacterium encodes these proteins:
- the aroB gene encoding 3-dehydroquinate synthase produces MTDRDCLRIDLRDTPRPRGYDIVVGSGLLETAAEFIAPLLPRPRVVIISDENVAPLYLKTLKASLTGAGIRSDHLIVPPGEASKSFDGLGRLLEHLLALPIDRQTTLVALGGGVVGDLTGVTASLALRGVPFIQVPTTLLAQVDSAVGGKTGVNSLAGKNLIGSFYQPILVLSDLATLDSLPRREMQAGYAEVVKYAAIGDRSFFDWLEDNGAQILNIGDRDSARMAILKSCAAKAAIVAADERESGQRRLLNLGHTFAHAFEAAAGYGSILHGEAVAMGLVAAFDLSERLGHCPAGETDLLHRHFRALGMAVRPGEIVDCTDWTVDQLMSLMTRDKKASDGRVTFVLVRRLGEAFLSDAVGEDALRATLENCLSG; encoded by the coding sequence ATGACCGATCGAGACTGCCTGCGCATTGATCTCAGGGACACACCCCGGCCGAGAGGCTACGACATCGTGGTCGGATCGGGCCTGCTTGAAACCGCGGCGGAGTTCATCGCCCCGCTTCTGCCCCGGCCACGGGTCGTGATCATCAGCGACGAGAACGTCGCCCCGCTCTATCTCAAGACGCTGAAGGCCAGCCTCACCGGGGCCGGTATCCGGTCCGACCATCTGATCGTGCCGCCGGGCGAGGCCAGCAAGTCGTTCGACGGTCTCGGTCGGCTGCTCGAACACCTTCTGGCCCTTCCGATCGATCGCCAAACCACGCTGGTCGCGCTGGGCGGGGGGGTCGTCGGCGATCTTACCGGAGTTACCGCCAGCCTGGCGCTCCGGGGCGTGCCTTTCATTCAGGTGCCGACCACCCTTCTGGCCCAGGTCGACAGTGCCGTGGGTGGCAAGACCGGCGTCAACAGCCTGGCCGGCAAGAATCTCATCGGCAGCTTCTACCAGCCCATTCTGGTGCTTTCAGATCTCGCCACGCTGGACAGCCTGCCGCGGCGCGAAATGCAGGCAGGCTACGCGGAGGTGGTGAAATACGCTGCCATCGGCGACCGGTCATTCTTTGACTGGCTCGAGGATAACGGCGCCCAGATTCTCAATATCGGCGACCGTGACAGCGCTCGCATGGCCATCCTCAAGAGCTGCGCGGCAAAAGCCGCCATTGTTGCGGCCGATGAGCGCGAATCGGGCCAGCGGCGCCTCTTGAATCTCGGCCACACCTTCGCCCACGCCTTCGAAGCCGCCGCGGGCTACGGTTCCATTCTTCATGGCGAGGCGGTTGCCATGGGGCTGGTGGCCGCTTTCGATCTTTCCGAGCGACTCGGACACTGTCCGGCCGGGGAGACCGATCTGCTGCACCGGCATTTCAGGGCGCTCGGCATGGCCGTCCGGCCGGGCGAGATCGTCGATTGCACCGACTGGACGGTGGACCAGCTTATGTCGCTCATGACGCGTGACAAGAAAGCGTCGGATGGCCGGGTGACCTTCGTCCTTGTGCGCCGGCTGGGAGAAGCGTTTTTGTCGGATGCGGTTGGCGAGGACGCGCTCCGCGCTACCCTGGAAAACTGCCTGTCGGGCTGA
- a CDS encoding HlyC/CorC family transporter — protein MESEILWTLAAIGGLIVLSGFFSGSETALTAASRARLHQAEKSGDSRAATVNRLRDNPDRLIGTILLGNNLVNILASALATNLLVQMYGPEGVALATVAMTLTLLVFAEVLPKTVAFSRPYRLARLVAPLMLPLVWLLAPFSRAVNLVVLGILKVLGLEERDRVRAITEEELRGAIDLHRGEDLIVRHERLMLQNILDLEEVEVGEIMTHRTDVVMIDADGPADKIVSQVASSRHTRIPVYRGTPDNIIGILHAKALMGEVWARQGNTTGLDIAKLASKPWFVPDSSNLFKQLEAFRQRREHFAVVVDEYGAFEGVVTLEDILEEIVGDIIDEYDTTQTEIRPQPDGSYLVLGSTTLRDLNRHFEWSLPDEDATTIAGLLLHEARQIPEVGQVFEFHGLSVEVMRRRGNQITALRLTELLEPRRQADDEPAAD, from the coding sequence ATGGAAAGCGAGATACTCTGGACGCTTGCCGCGATCGGCGGCCTGATCGTCCTTTCGGGCTTTTTTTCAGGCTCGGAGACAGCCCTCACCGCCGCCTCCCGTGCCCGCCTGCACCAGGCGGAAAAATCGGGCGACAGCCGGGCCGCGACCGTCAACCGGTTGCGTGACAACCCGGATCGCCTGATCGGGACGATCCTGCTCGGTAATAATCTGGTGAATATCCTCGCGTCGGCGCTCGCGACCAACCTGCTCGTGCAGATGTACGGGCCCGAGGGCGTGGCCTTAGCAACCGTCGCCATGACCCTGACCCTCCTGGTCTTTGCCGAAGTCCTGCCCAAGACCGTCGCTTTCAGCCGCCCCTACCGGCTGGCCCGGCTGGTCGCGCCCCTGATGCTGCCGCTGGTCTGGCTGCTGGCTCCTTTCAGCCGGGCGGTCAACCTCGTGGTCCTGGGCATTCTCAAGGTGCTCGGGCTGGAAGAGCGGGACCGGGTCCGGGCGATTACCGAGGAGGAGCTTCGCGGCGCGATCGACCTGCATCGTGGCGAGGATCTGATCGTCCGGCACGAACGGTTGATGCTTCAGAACATTCTCGACCTCGAAGAGGTCGAAGTCGGCGAAATCATGACCCACCGTACGGATGTGGTGATGATCGACGCCGACGGCCCGGCCGACAAGATCGTTTCCCAGGTGGCCTCGAGCCGGCACACGCGAATACCGGTCTACCGCGGCACACCCGACAACATTATCGGCATACTGCACGCGAAAGCACTGATGGGCGAAGTTTGGGCGCGGCAGGGTAATACGACCGGCCTAGACATTGCGAAGCTCGCGAGCAAGCCGTGGTTCGTGCCTGATTCCTCCAACCTGTTCAAACAGCTCGAGGCATTCAGGCAGCGCCGCGAACATTTTGCCGTGGTCGTGGACGAATACGGCGCCTTCGAGGGCGTGGTGACGCTCGAGGATATTCTGGAGGAAATCGTCGGCGATATTATCGACGAGTACGACACGACGCAGACCGAGATTCGCCCGCAGCCGGACGGGTCCTACCTGGTCCTGGGCAGCACGACGCTCCGCGACCTTAACCGCCATTTCGAATGGAGCCTGCCGGACGAGGATGCCACGACCATCGCCGGCCTGCTGCTGCATGAGGCGCGGCAGATTCCGGAAGTCGGCCAGGTCTTCGAGTTTCACGGCCTGTCGGTCGAGGTGATGCGCCGGCGCGGTAACCAGATCACCGCGCTCCGCCTGACGGAACTGTTGGAACCACGTAGGCAGGCGGACGACGAGCCCGCCGCCGACTGA
- a CDS encoding ribbon-helix-helix domain-containing protein — MSTLINRNVVVDGHRTSMRLEPAMWAGFEEIARREQLTLHQLCGRIDRSRASSSLTAAVRVFIMTYFRRAATEEGHRLAGHGPHRQLGGGWPILARPAPFQPAAPAVAPVPEDAGQLPAEPRRAAGAA; from the coding sequence ATGAGCACCCTGATCAACAGAAATGTCGTGGTCGATGGCCATCGCACCAGCATGCGCCTGGAGCCGGCGATGTGGGCCGGGTTCGAGGAGATTGCCCGACGCGAGCAACTGACCCTGCACCAGCTTTGCGGCCGCATAGACCGGAGCCGTGCCTCCTCGAGCCTCACCGCCGCGGTTCGGGTCTTCATCATGACGTATTTTCGCCGGGCGGCCACGGAAGAGGGCCATCGCCTGGCCGGCCACGGTCCCCACCGGCAACTCGGCGGCGGCTGGCCGATTCTGGCTCGCCCGGCTCCTTTCCAGCCCGCGGCCCCCGCGGTCGCGCCAGTGCCCGAGGATGCGGGCCAGCTACCGGCGGAGCCCCGCCGGGCGGCGGGCGCCGCCTAG
- a CDS encoding BolA family transcriptional regulator: MTVASRIREKLEAAFEPGHLEITDESHLHAGHAGARPEGETHFRIAMSSTAFGGQSRVANQRAVYAVLADELAGPVHALSLDLRAIPEATR, translated from the coding sequence GTGACAGTTGCCAGCCGGATCCGGGAGAAGCTTGAAGCCGCTTTCGAGCCAGGCCATCTCGAGATCACAGACGAATCCCACCTTCACGCCGGCCATGCCGGCGCGCGGCCCGAAGGCGAAACCCATTTTCGCATCGCCATGTCGTCGACCGCTTTTGGTGGCCAGTCGCGGGTGGCAAACCAGCGCGCCGTATATGCGGTTCTCGCCGACGAGCTGGCAGGCCCCGTCCACGCGCTGTCGCTCGACCTGCGGGCGATCCCCGAGGCGACCCGATAG
- a CDS encoding J domain-containing protein, producing MATGTRPCDRPDCAAFGEYRAPRDRQHLNEYFWFCLEHVREYNQSWNYYAGMSLEEVEAATRADILGQRPTWPLGMRMAASRAREAAGGAQSSAAPGGQAHGFGPRGSFTWHDPFDLGVGADLGARAERGQARGESGDGNSDPALRHARKVLGISATADAAHVKTRYKELVKKHHPDANGGDRMAEERLKEINQAYSLLRAGFTA from the coding sequence ATGGCGACCGGAACCCGGCCGTGTGACCGTCCCGATTGCGCGGCTTTTGGCGAATACCGCGCGCCACGCGATCGGCAGCACCTGAACGAGTATTTCTGGTTCTGCCTCGAGCATGTGCGGGAATACAACCAGAGTTGGAATTATTACGCCGGCATGTCTCTCGAGGAGGTGGAGGCCGCGACGCGGGCCGATATCCTGGGGCAGCGTCCGACCTGGCCGCTCGGCATGCGGATGGCGGCAAGCCGGGCTCGGGAAGCCGCTGGTGGGGCGCAATCCTCGGCCGCGCCCGGCGGTCAGGCTCATGGTTTCGGGCCGCGCGGGAGTTTCACCTGGCATGATCCATTCGATCTCGGGGTCGGCGCCGATCTGGGCGCGCGGGCCGAACGGGGCCAGGCACGCGGCGAAAGCGGCGACGGAAACAGCGATCCGGCCCTGCGCCATGCCCGTAAAGTACTGGGGATCAGCGCCACTGCCGACGCGGCCCATGTGAAAACACGCTATAAGGAACTCGTGAAGAAGCACCATCCGGACGCCAATGGCGGGGATCGGATGGCCGAGGAACGCCTGAAAGAAATCAATCAGGCCTACAGCCTGCTCCGGGCCGGCTTCACCGCCTGA
- the cobS gene encoding cobaltochelatase subunit CobS: MKSTDHQVHPLDTPDIEISVGQTFGIDSNMRVPAFSKGSEYVPPLDDAYRFDHDTTLAILAGFAHNRRVMIQGYHGTGKSTHIEQVAARLNWPCVRVNLDSHISRVDLVGRDAIVIKDGKQVTEFRQGILPWALQNPVALVFDEYDAGRPDVMFVIQRVLEVEGRLTLLDQNEVLHPDPSFRLFATANTVGLGDTTGLYHGTQQINQGQMDRWNIVATLNYLPHDAETEIVRAKVPTYGSDEKREEVDAMVRLAELTRTGFMAGDISTVMSPRTVITWAENAEIFGDIAFAFRLSFLNKCDEAERDIVAEYYQRCFGTELPVDGAKVAVN; the protein is encoded by the coding sequence ATGAAGAGCACAGATCATCAGGTTCACCCGCTCGACACGCCCGATATCGAAATTTCGGTGGGCCAGACCTTCGGCATAGACAGCAATATGCGGGTTCCAGCCTTCAGCAAGGGCAGCGAATACGTGCCGCCCCTGGATGATGCCTACCGTTTCGATCACGACACCACCCTCGCCATCCTGGCCGGCTTCGCCCATAACCGGCGCGTCATGATCCAGGGCTATCACGGGACAGGCAAATCCACTCATATCGAGCAGGTCGCAGCCCGCCTCAACTGGCCATGTGTCCGGGTCAATCTCGACAGCCATATCAGCCGCGTGGATCTGGTCGGCCGCGATGCCATCGTCATCAAGGATGGCAAGCAGGTGACCGAGTTCCGCCAGGGCATCCTGCCCTGGGCCCTGCAAAATCCCGTGGCCCTGGTCTTTGACGAGTACGACGCGGGCCGGCCTGACGTGATGTTCGTCATCCAGCGCGTGCTCGAGGTCGAGGGCCGCCTGACCCTTCTCGATCAAAACGAGGTACTCCACCCCGATCCGTCCTTCCGCCTGTTCGCCACCGCCAATACCGTCGGGCTGGGCGACACCACGGGGCTCTATCACGGGACGCAGCAGATCAATCAGGGACAGATGGACCGCTGGAATATCGTCGCGACGCTGAACTACCTTCCGCACGACGCCGAGACCGAGATCGTCCGCGCCAAGGTGCCGACCTACGGGTCGGACGAGAAACGCGAGGAGGTCGACGCCATGGTCCGGCTGGCCGAACTGACGCGCACGGGCTTCATGGCCGGCGATATCTCCACTGTGATGTCACCGCGCACCGTCATTACCTGGGCGGAGAATGCGGAGATCTTCGGCGACATCGCCTTTGCCTTCCGGCTCAGCTTCCTCAACAAGTGCGACGAGGCGGAGCGCGATATCGTGGCCGAATACTACCAGCGCTGCTTTGGCACCGAACTTCCGGTGGACGGCGCGAAGGTAGCGGTGAATTAA
- the cobT gene encoding cobaltochelatase subunit CobT, translating to MAKPPTPVDTFKQVTAAALRALSKDPDIEVSFGLSTPQLRDKQARLPLPDRALRAEEVSTLRGEADGLAMRARHHNEKVHAHHRPQSAAAASVFDMVEQVRVEALGANAFRGVRANLEASLNEYCRMHGYDRVARREDVPLIEAVRFLARETLTGEKPPENARHMVDLWRSNLEEEVARDLAALADSAGDQDAYALAARRLIADLDLEPEDQPSEENEEGQDEDEDNGEDQADQRDEHGRADQEAPDGMSPPEEDEDHSAEDMMAASEEELDASTGEEQPGETAEYRPNYPDGTSEGQFRYTAYTTEYDEVLGAEELCDPEELTRLRVYLDSQLQHLQGVVSRLANRLQRKLMAQQNRAWEFNLDEGILDPARLARVVANPTHPLSFKQEQDMDFRDTVVSLLIDNSGSMRGRPISVAAMSTDILARTLERCGVKVEILGFTTRAWKGGQAREKWLREGRPADPGRLNDLRHIVYKSADSPWRRARKNLGLMLREGLLKENIDGEALMWAHNRLIARSEERRILMVISDGAPVDDSTLSLNSGNYLEQHLRQVIRWIETRSPVDLVAIGIGHDVTRYYDRAVTIMDAEQLGGTMMEKLTELFDEPGAARHSRSRTPREQRVAARQH from the coding sequence ATGGCGAAACCACCGACACCCGTCGACACCTTCAAGCAAGTAACGGCCGCGGCCCTTCGCGCGCTCTCGAAGGATCCGGATATCGAAGTCAGCTTCGGGCTCTCGACGCCGCAACTCCGCGACAAGCAGGCGCGCCTGCCGCTGCCCGACCGGGCGCTGCGGGCCGAGGAGGTCTCGACTCTCCGGGGCGAGGCGGACGGTCTGGCAATGCGCGCGCGCCACCACAACGAAAAGGTGCATGCCCATCACCGCCCGCAATCGGCCGCCGCCGCATCGGTTTTCGACATGGTGGAACAGGTCCGGGTCGAGGCGCTGGGCGCGAACGCCTTCCGTGGCGTCCGGGCAAATTTGGAGGCGTCACTCAATGAGTACTGCCGGATGCACGGCTATGACCGCGTCGCCCGGCGCGAGGATGTTCCCCTGATCGAGGCGGTCCGTTTCCTCGCCCGCGAAACACTCACGGGCGAAAAGCCGCCCGAGAACGCCCGCCACATGGTCGACCTCTGGCGTTCTAACCTGGAGGAGGAAGTCGCGCGCGATCTCGCGGCCCTGGCCGATTCGGCGGGTGACCAGGACGCCTACGCCCTGGCGGCCCGCCGGCTGATCGCCGACCTCGACCTCGAGCCCGAGGACCAGCCGAGCGAGGAGAACGAAGAAGGCCAGGACGAAGACGAGGACAACGGGGAAGATCAGGCCGACCAGCGGGACGAGCATGGACGCGCGGACCAGGAGGCGCCCGACGGCATGAGTCCCCCCGAAGAGGACGAGGACCACTCGGCCGAGGACATGATGGCCGCGAGCGAGGAAGAGCTCGACGCGTCGACCGGCGAGGAGCAGCCGGGTGAAACAGCGGAATATCGGCCAAATTATCCCGATGGCACGAGCGAAGGCCAATTCCGCTATACCGCCTACACCACCGAGTACGACGAGGTGCTGGGGGCCGAGGAATTGTGCGATCCCGAGGAACTGACCCGACTGCGCGTCTATCTCGACAGCCAGTTGCAGCATTTGCAGGGGGTCGTCAGCCGGCTCGCCAACCGCCTGCAGCGCAAGCTCATGGCGCAACAGAACCGCGCCTGGGAGTTCAATCTGGACGAAGGCATCCTGGACCCGGCCCGCCTGGCGCGAGTTGTCGCCAACCCGACCCACCCCCTGTCCTTCAAACAGGAACAGGATATGGATTTCCGCGATACGGTGGTTTCGCTCCTGATCGACAATTCCGGCTCCATGCGCGGACGGCCCATTTCCGTCGCCGCCATGAGCACCGATATCCTGGCCCGCACCCTCGAGCGCTGCGGGGTGAAGGTTGAAATTCTGGGATTCACAACCCGCGCGTGGAAAGGCGGGCAGGCGCGCGAGAAATGGCTGCGCGAAGGGCGGCCGGCCGATCCGGGGCGGCTCAACGATCTTCGCCATATTGTCTACAAATCAGCCGACTCGCCATGGCGGCGGGCGCGCAAGAATCTCGGCCTGATGTTGCGCGAGGGCCTGCTCAAGGAGAATATCGACGGCGAGGCTCTCATGTGGGCGCATAACCGGCTGATCGCCCGATCCGAAGAGCGCCGGATCCTGATGGTAATCTCGGACGGGGCGCCGGTGGACGATTCGACCCTTTCGCTCAACTCGGGCAATTATCTCGAGCAGCACCTGCGTCAGGTCATTCGCTGGATCGAGACCCGTTCGCCCGTGGATCTCGTGGCAATCGGGATCGGCCATGACGTAACGCGCTATTACGACCGGGCCGTGACGATCATGGATGCGGAGCAGCTCGGCGGCACCATGATGGAAAAACTGACCGAGCTTTTCGATGAGCCGGGCGCCGCCAGGCACTCTCGCTCTCGCACGCCGCGTGAACAGCGCGTGGCGGCCCGCCAGCACTAG
- a CDS encoding dienelactone hydrolase family protein: MDGLNRRDVVTGLVRLPLAALPLAAILADPRLARAAADTLATKTLDLPSGRRVSAALAEPDAPARASVLLIHEWWGLNDQIKSVAFDFAKQGYRALAVDLYGGRSTTSREEAPKLMGAVNDAEAVETLTGWADWLALAGPGLALGTVGWCFGGSWSLKISTETPVDATVIYYGRVDLPAARLENLVGPVLGHFAEHDKWINHEMIAGFEANMDAAGKELTVHWYDADHAFANPTSARYDEPAASLAWERTTGFFAENLS; this comes from the coding sequence ATGGACGGACTCAACCGCCGCGACGTCGTCACCGGACTGGTCCGGCTTCCACTGGCGGCCCTGCCGCTTGCAGCCATTCTGGCCGATCCGCGCCTGGCGCGGGCGGCGGCCGACACGCTGGCGACAAAGACTCTCGATCTGCCCTCGGGGCGCCGCGTGTCCGCGGCCCTGGCGGAACCCGATGCCCCCGCACGCGCCAGTGTTCTCCTCATTCACGAATGGTGGGGGCTGAACGACCAGATCAAATCCGTGGCCTTCGATTTCGCGAAGCAGGGGTATCGTGCGCTTGCCGTCGATCTCTATGGTGGCAGGTCCACAACCTCGCGCGAGGAGGCACCCAAGCTGATGGGGGCGGTCAATGATGCCGAAGCGGTGGAGACCCTGACCGGCTGGGCCGACTGGCTGGCGTTGGCTGGACCGGGCCTTGCCCTGGGCACGGTCGGCTGGTGCTTTGGCGGCAGCTGGTCGCTCAAGATATCGACGGAAACACCGGTCGATGCCACGGTCATCTATTACGGCCGCGTTGACCTGCCCGCCGCCCGGCTCGAGAATCTCGTGGGCCCGGTGCTGGGCCATTTCGCCGAGCATGACAAATGGATCAATCACGAAATGATCGCGGGTTTCGAGGCCAATATGGACGCCGCCGGCAAGGAGCTGACGGTTCACTGGTACGACGCGGACCACGCCTTCGCCAACCCGACGAGTGCGCGCTATGATGAGCCGGCCGCCAGCCTTGCCTGGGAACGGACGACGGGCTTCTTCGCCGAGAACCTTTCCTGA
- the rpmB gene encoding 50S ribosomal protein L28 translates to MARRCIVTGKGVMAGNNVSHANNRTRRRFIPNLQQTSLISEALGLPVRLKLSTKGLRTIEKNGGLDAFLLGTADSRLDPDLRRIKRRIEKARDRVAARA, encoded by the coding sequence ATGGCGCGCCGTTGTATCGTGACAGGCAAGGGAGTGATGGCGGGGAACAACGTCAGCCACGCCAATAACCGCACCCGCCGCCGTTTTATCCCCAATCTGCAGCAGACCTCGCTGATTTCCGAGGCGCTGGGCCTGCCGGTCCGGCTCAAACTCTCGACCAAGGGTCTGCGCACCATCGAGAAAAACGGCGGTCTCGACGCGTTCCTTCTGGGAACTGCCGATTCCAGGCTGGACCCGGATCTGCGCCGGATCAAGCGCCGGATCGAAAAGGCGCGTGATCGCGTGGCCGCGCGGGCCTAG
- the meaB gene encoding methylmalonyl Co-A mutase-associated GTPase MeaB, translating into MADDTIDGELASLAKAVRAGERRALARAITLIESTRPDHREQAEVLLERLLPETGGSIRIGISGTPGVGKSSFIEAFGLYAIDQGHKVAVLAVDPTSERSGGSLLGDKTRMEKLSVHANAFIRPSPTSGTLGGVARRTREAILATEAAGFDVVLIETVGVGQSETAVSHMADLFLLLIQPAGGDELQGLKRGIMELADLVVVNKADGELIPAATRAVSDYRAALQLLRPPEEGWAPQVLRCSALTGDGIAAVWETVLRFRDEARASGRLEARRRRQAVRWMWDEVTETLKSLLRADPEIRPLLGDLEARVLAGEITAPRAAAALLAAFMGGHEENPD; encoded by the coding sequence TTGGCTGACGACACGATCGACGGGGAACTGGCGTCCCTGGCCAAAGCGGTCCGGGCGGGTGAGCGCCGGGCGCTGGCCCGGGCCATCACGCTGATCGAATCCACCCGGCCCGATCATCGTGAGCAGGCGGAGGTGTTGCTCGAGCGACTCTTGCCGGAGACCGGCGGATCCATCCGGATCGGCATTTCCGGCACCCCCGGTGTCGGCAAATCCAGCTTCATCGAGGCTTTCGGTCTTTATGCCATCGATCAGGGGCACAAGGTCGCGGTGCTCGCGGTCGATCCCACCTCGGAGCGCTCGGGCGGATCCCTGCTCGGCGACAAGACGCGGATGGAGAAACTTTCGGTCCATGCGAACGCCTTCATACGGCCAAGCCCGACGAGCGGCACGCTGGGCGGTGTGGCCCGGCGCACGCGTGAGGCGATCCTGGCGACGGAGGCGGCCGGATTCGACGTGGTCCTCATCGAGACGGTGGGGGTCGGGCAAAGCGAGACCGCGGTTTCACATATGGCCGATCTCTTTCTGCTGCTCATCCAGCCCGCCGGCGGGGACGAGTTGCAGGGGCTCAAGCGGGGAATAATGGAACTGGCCGATCTTGTGGTCGTGAACAAGGCGGATGGCGAGCTGATTCCGGCGGCCACCCGGGCGGTGAGCGACTACCGCGCGGCTCTACAACTGCTGCGCCCTCCGGAGGAAGGCTGGGCGCCCCAGGTGCTGAGGTGCTCGGCCCTCACGGGTGACGGCATCGCGGCGGTCTGGGAGACCGTCCTCAGGTTTCGCGACGAGGCCCGGGCCAGCGGCCGCCTCGAGGCGCGCCGCCGGCGCCAGGCGGTGCGCTGGATGTGGGACGAGGTGACCGAGACCCTGAAATCACTCCTGCGCGCAGACCCCGAGATTCGACCGCTTCTGGGCGATCTGGAGGCGCGCGTGCTCGCGGGCGAGATCACCGCGCCCCGCGCCGCGGCCGCGCTGCTGGCGGCCTTCATGGGCGGCCACGAGGAAAATCCCGACTGA
- a CDS encoding ABC transporter ATP-binding protein/permease: protein MTSPHGFDRTEKTDRLQWGTIRTLAPYLWPAAQGPHRRAGATEIKTRVVIALGLLVLAKLANVVTPLIFEEILAALDVEKAAILAVPVALILGYGFLRVASQLFGELRDAIFAKVTQSAIRAIAVQVFQHIHRLSLRFHLERKTGGLSRVIERGTKAIEFLLAFMLFNIIPTLIEFFLIVGIMWWRYGFWYALIIFATVVIYVSFTFSVTEWRLKYRREMNETDQQANTKAVDALLNYETVKYFNNERHESERFDASMRRYEKAAIRTRTSLVALNVGQAVLIGAGLTALIWMAAAEIVAGTMDMEKLVGITLYLFLIYVPLNFLGFVYREIKNSLTDMERMFELLDVSAEIRDKPGAPSLEIREAAIRFEHVDFSYDRRRQILHDVSFDVPPGRMLAIVGPSGAGKSTVSRILFRFYDVDSGRVTIDGQDIRDVTQQSLRQAIGIVPQDTVLFNDTIHYNIAYGRPGASLEEVERAARLAHIHDFITSLPDGYETMVGERGLKLSGGEKQRVAIARTILKDPRILLFDEATSALDSETEKEIQANLREVAHGRTTLVIAHRLSTVVDADEILVLEQGRIVERGRHGELLAAAGKYAQMWARQQEAQKHQAALAEAAAAGLIRPATAVDDAEERAAGPLGEEPPKRS from the coding sequence ATGACCAGTCCTCACGGATTCGACCGCACGGAAAAGACCGACCGCCTGCAATGGGGCACCATCCGCACCCTCGCGCCCTATCTTTGGCCGGCTGCGCAAGGGCCCCATCGCCGCGCCGGCGCAACCGAAATCAAGACGCGGGTCGTGATCGCCCTCGGGCTGCTCGTCCTGGCCAAACTCGCGAACGTCGTCACCCCTCTCATCTTCGAGGAGATTCTGGCCGCGCTCGACGTGGAAAAGGCCGCCATCCTGGCGGTGCCTGTTGCGCTTATTTTGGGCTACGGCTTTCTGCGCGTCGCCTCGCAGCTTTTTGGTGAGTTGCGCGATGCGATTTTTGCCAAGGTGACGCAGAGCGCCATTCGCGCCATCGCGGTCCAGGTTTTTCAGCACATTCACCGGCTTTCCCTGCGCTTTCATCTCGAGCGTAAGACGGGCGGGCTCAGCCGGGTGATCGAGCGCGGCACGAAGGCGATCGAATTTTTGCTCGCCTTCATGCTGTTCAACATCATTCCGACCCTGATCGAATTTTTCCTTATCGTCGGCATCATGTGGTGGCGTTACGGGTTCTGGTACGCGCTGATCATCTTCGCCACTGTGGTGATCTATGTGAGCTTCACTTTCTCGGTTACGGAATGGCGGCTCAAATACCGCCGCGAGATGAACGAGACCGACCAGCAGGCGAACACCAAGGCGGTGGACGCGCTCCTCAATTACGAGACGGTCAAGTACTTCAACAACGAACGGCACGAGAGCGAGCGTTTCGACGCGTCCATGCGGCGCTACGAGAAGGCCGCGATCCGGACACGTACCTCTCTCGTCGCCCTCAACGTCGGCCAGGCGGTGCTGATCGGCGCCGGCCTGACGGCGCTGATCTGGATGGCGGCGGCGGAGATTGTCGCCGGTACCATGGACATGGAAAAACTGGTTGGCATCACGCTTTATCTCTTCCTGATCTATGTTCCGCTCAATTTTCTCGGTTTCGTCTATCGTGAAATCAAGAATTCGCTCACCGATATGGAACGGATGTTCGAGCTTCTCGACGTGTCGGCCGAAATACGTGACAAGCCGGGCGCACCGTCGCTCGAGATCCGCGAAGCGGCGATCAGGTTCGAGCATGTTGATTTTTCGTACGACCGGCGGCGGCAGATTCTGCACGATGTCAGTTTCGATGTGCCGCCTGGCCGGATGCTCGCAATCGTCGGGCCAAGCGGGGCCGGCAAATCCACCGTCTCGCGCATCCTGTTCCGCTTTTATGATGTGGATTCGGGCCGGGTGACCATCGACGGCCAGGACATTCGGGATGTGACCCAGCAGAGCCTGCGCCAGGCCATCGGGATCGTGCCCCAGGATACGGTCCTTTTTAATGACACGATCCACTACAACATTGCCTATGGCCGGCCCGGCGCTTCGCTGGAAGAGGTCGAGCGGGCGGCGCGCCTGGCTCACATTCACGATTTCATTACGAGCCTGCCCGATGGCTACGAGACCATGGTGGGCGAGCGCGGTCTCAAGCTGTCGGGCGGCGAGAAGCAACGCGTGGCCATTGCCCGCACGATCCTCAAGGACCCCCGGATCCTGCTGTTTGACGAAGCCACCTCGGCCCTCGATTCCGAGACCGAAAAGGAAATCCAGGCCAATCTGCGCGAAGTCGCCCACGGCCGGACCACACTGGTCATCGCTCACCGGCTTTCCACGGTGGTGGATGCCGATGAAATCCTGGTCCTCGAGCAGGGCCGGATTGTCGAGCGCGGCCGGCATGGCGAGCTTCTGGCGGCGGCGGGCAAATATGCCCAGATGTGGGCACGTCAGCAGGAGGCTCAAAAACATCAGGCCGCGCTGGCCGAGGCGGCGGCGGCCGGTCTTATCCGGCCGGCCACCGCGGTGGATGACGCTGAAGAACGCGCCGCCGGCCCTCTTGGCGAAGAGCCGCCGAAGCGCTCATAA